The stretch of DNA GGCCTCGTGGATCGACGAGAGGATTCGCTCGAGGGACACTCCCTCTCGGGCCGCGTCCGGATCGACGCCGAAGGTTCTGGCGAACGACGCGCCGGTGACGAACCGGTCTTCATCGATTTTCCACTCCCAGGTGCCGACCGCACCGGCTTCCGTCGCCGCCTCGAGTTGTGCCTTGGCGTCTTCCAGGTACTGCTCGCGCTCCTTGCGTTCGGTGACGTCCCGGAAGTAGACCGAGATCCCGGTCTCGGAGGGGTAGAGGTTCGCCTCGACCCAGAAATCGAGTGTGTCGTAGTACAGTTCGTAACTGGTCGCTTCCTGCTGCTCGAGTGCCGTATGGAAGGCGTCCCACACTTCATCGAGATCGGTGAGGTCGGGGAACACGTCCCAGAGCCGTTCGCCGAGCAGGTCGTCTTCGGAGTGCTGGAGGAGTTCTTCGGCCCGTTCGTTGACGTGCGTGAATCGGAACTCCTCGTCGACCGCATAGAAAGCGTCGGAGATCCGGCCGAAGAGACGCTGGAGTTCGCTCTCCAGTTCCTGCTCGCGCTCGCGCCAGTCGGTCATATCGCGAGTCACCTTCAGATAACCGCTGTGTGTCCCGTCGTCGTCGGAGATCGGCGTAATCGTCACGTTCGCCCAGAACTGCCTTCCATCCTCTCTGACGCGCCAGCCCTCGTCCTCGACGGAGCCGTCCTCGAGTGCCCGCTCGAGATTTCGCTCGGGAACGCCCGCTTCTCGATCCTCGTCGGTGTAGAACGTCGAGAAGTGTTCGCCGAGGATCTCGTCGCAGTCGTAGCCTTTGATCCGTTTTGCGCCGCTGTTCCAGCTGACGACGTGTCCGTCGGCGTCTAACCGGAAGATAGCGTACTCTTCGACGGCGTCGACCAGCGACTGGAACTCCGCTCTGCTCTCCTGCAGGGCTCCTTCCGACTCCTTCCGGTCGGTGATATCGTAGTACAGTTCGATCCGGCCGCCGTCGTACTGTCCCGACTCGATCGGTTTGCTGTGGTGTTCGAGCCATCGCTCCTCGAGGTCGAGTTCGTTGTCGCCGACGATCCGACACTCGAAGCGTTCGCTGTCGGCGTTGTCGTCGTACGTCGGGAGGACGGTGTCGGCAAACCGGTCGGGATCGGCGACCCTGTCTTTGACCGTTTCCTCGATCAACGCTCGCTTGTCGCGACCGACGACCTCGCTTCGGTCGAGACCGAAGTACTCCTCGACTGTCTCGTCGATCCACGCGACGTCGAAGTTCTCGTCGAGGACGAAAACACCGATGTTGGCCTCGTCTAACACGTTCCTGACAGATCTGTGCGATTCTCGTGCCGAATCGAGTGTCTTCCGTCGCTGTTGCCGTTCGGTCAGTTCTCGAGCGACGCCGATCGTGCCCTCGAACTCGCCGTCGGCCACGAGGAGGTTGACTCGGAGTTCACACGGAACCGTGTCACCACCGGCAGTCTGGATGCCGAGTTCGAACGTGGCTATATCGGTCCCGCCTGCCTTCAGTTGTGTGTGGATTTCGTCCTGGATCGTTTCGATATCGTCGTCGTCGAGCACGAGTGAGACGTGTTCGCCGACGAGTTCGTCGCGAGCGTACCCAGTCAGTTCGACGATTACCTCGTTGACCGCGACGAAGTTTCCCTCGGCATCGAGCTGGTAGATGCCGTCGTCGATCGTGTTGACGAGCGTTCGGTATCGCTGTCGTGCCACGTCCCCGTCGACATCCCCCCAAAATCCCTCTTCAGTGGCATCCGCTCGTGTACTCATACTCACGTAATCGCTGCTAAAACGGATAAACCCCGTGACGACCGTCGTTTGCCTTCCAGTGCTCTCGAACGACACTCGAATTTCTGGCATGCGCCACAGACAGCGACCGGGGAGACGCTGGCAACGGCGACCACTGGCTTCCGACGATCCGTACTCGAGGGGGCGAACGACCGAGCCGACCGGCTCGAGAATACGTTGACGGCCGTTACACGGGAGACGAGCGAGGTTTCGATCGGCAGCGCCTGCAAGTGTCGAGAGCGTTTACTCGTCGTTCGATATCGAACCGTTTCTGTCCAGAATGCTGCTATTGCAGGTCGATAATGGGCATGGATACGGTGATCTCCCGGTACCGATCGGAAACTACGGCTCGTCGGCGACGGGAAGCGTAAACGAGAACGTCGACCCTTCGCCGGGTTCGCTGGTCACCCAGATATCGCCACCGTGCCGTTCGACGATCCGCTCGCAGAGAGCGAGCCCGATTCCAGCGCCGTCGTACTCCTCCTGGCTGTGCAGGCGGTCGAAGACGGTGAATATACGCTCTTGATCCTCCGGATCGATCCCGATCCCGGAGTCGCGAACCGAGAGCACCCACTCCCTGCCGCGACGCGTCACCGTGACGTCGACCTCGGGTGGTTCGTCGCCACTGTAGGTGATCGCGTTACTGAGCAGGTTCTGGAAGACCTGCCGTAACTGGCTGGCGTCTCCCTCGACCCGGGGCAGTTCTGCGGTCGTAACCTCGGCGTCGTTCTCTTCGAGCTGGAACTGCAGGTCCTCGAGCACCTCCTCGAGGACGCCGTCGAGTGCGACCGGTTCGAACGGATCACCTCCCGTCTCCACCCGCGAGTACTCGAGCAGCCCATCGATCATCTCCCGCATTCGTTCGGCACCGTCGACCGCGAACCCGAGAAACTCCTCGGCGTCCCCGTCGAGCTGGTCGCCGTACCGACTCTCGAGAAGCCGGAGATAGCTCGTCACCATCCGCAACGGCTCCTGGAGGTCGTGGGAAGCGGCGTAGGCGAACTGCTCGAGCCGTTCGTTCGACTCCTCGAGGGCTCGCTCGCGCTGTTTTCGCTCGAGTTCGTACGTCACCCACTGGCTCATCAGGTGGTGGAAGGTTCGTTCCGCGTCGGAGAACTCCTGATCACGAGATTCCGTCGACACGAAGAAAAACGTTCGATCCGGTGCGTTCTCGAGTTCGATACGCGTCCCGAGATACGTCTGCACGCCGAACTCCTCGTAGGCGAGCGTGTTCCCGAATCCACAGTGTACCGGATCGACGACGTTGGCTATCCCATCGCCGTCGACCGTCGACCGACAGTACGTCTCCGAAAGCGGGGCTTGCGCTCCAGGCCTGAGCTGTTCGTGGTTGCCGTGGACGGCCTCGACTTCGAACGAGTCGGTCGACGGATCAACCCTCGCCAGTCCACCCAACTCGAGGTCGAACCGCTCACACCCGAGTTCGAAGAGGTCGTCCAGTTTCTCTTCGAACGAACGGACAGGATCGCCGGCAATCTCGTTTTGCCGCTGGAGGTGCTGGCGCTGGTGCTCGAGTTCGGCACGCGCTTCCGTCCGATCGAGCAGCGTCCCCATCATCCGATCGATCTCGCGTTCCGGCTGATCGGGCCCGAAGAACTCCTCGGGCGGCGTGTAGTAGAAGTTCTGGCAGACAGTGTTCTCGTAGACCAGATGCGGATGCGTCTTGATGATATCGCGGATAATCTCCGGCGGGAACCGCTCGCGATTGTACTGACAGAGCGCGATCCCGTTCGCGTCCGGCAACACCTCGTTGAGTTTCCCCTCGTACTCGACGAGTTTCTCGAGCGGCGGATCGTCGCCGAACACCCAGGTCATCTCACCAATGATCCTGACCCCCTCGTACGCGTCAGCCCCTTCCTCGATCGTCTCCGAGATGAACGCGATCATCTCGTCCGGATCGAACGCCCCGTTCCTGAGATACGACTCCTGTGCCGTGTACATCACGAGCGCACCCGACTCGAGCGCCGTCTCGACGTCGACGCCTTGCTCGCGAAGCGCGTCGAGAATCTCCTCGGTATCGTTCTCGTCCGCGATGTACACACACCGCTCCCCCCGCTCGAGACCGTGTTCGATGTACGGGATCGCCGTCGCGAACTGCTCGGCCTGCGAGTTGTAGATCGACGCGAGATGGTCGTGTGACTCGTGCTCCTCGAGCGATTCTACGGGGCCCGAAAACGCCGGGCTCTCCTGAAGCGCCTCGAGGCCGCTCTCGAGGCCAAGGACGTTGGTTTCGACGGTTTCTCTGGGTTGACTCATATGGGGACTATGACAAGGTGGTAAATCGTCCGGGATCGCTCGCAATTCGCGTCAGGTGACCTTGCCCACACCTGCCCGATTTCTCCCGTCGTCGCTACTACTCGAGACTGGATGCAGCGTCATAAGCACGGCGGTGAAATACCTGTTGGAGTTCTTGAGATGCTCGATACGAGTAGTATGAGGCGTTCTGGCTGAAGTCTCTCTGCCCTCTCAAATCAACCCTATTTGAACTTATTGTGAGACGGTCCTGCCCGTTCGATTCGCTCACCGCGCAGGCTACAGCTCATAGGAACTCAACCGGGCATCGTCGACGATTTGCGCCGCTCGCGAGTTTGCTCGCGGCGCAGAATAGTGGACTCGCCGGGAGTCACGCGAGCGAAGCGAGTGTGACTACGGGGAGTCCACGACTGAACGAGCGAAGCGAGTGTGACTACGGGGAGTCCACGACTGAACGAGCGAAGCGACGTGAAGAAGTGGACTCGCCGGGATTTGAACCCATTGTGAGAC from Natronobacterium texcoconense encodes:
- a CDS encoding PAS domain S-box protein, whose product is MSTRADATEEGFWGDVDGDVARQRYRTLVNTIDDGIYQLDAEGNFVAVNEVIVELTGYARDELVGEHVSLVLDDDDIETIQDEIHTQLKAGGTDIATFELGIQTAGGDTVPCELRVNLLVADGEFEGTIGVARELTERQQRRKTLDSARESHRSVRNVLDEANIGVFVLDENFDVAWIDETVEEYFGLDRSEVVGRDKRALIEETVKDRVADPDRFADTVLPTYDDNADSERFECRIVGDNELDLEERWLEHHSKPIESGQYDGGRIELYYDITDRKESEGALQESRAEFQSLVDAVEEYAIFRLDADGHVVSWNSGAKRIKGYDCDEILGEHFSTFYTDEDREAGVPERNLERALEDGSVEDEGWRVREDGRQFWANVTITPISDDDGTHSGYLKVTRDMTDWREREQELESELQRLFGRISDAFYAVDEEFRFTHVNERAEELLQHSEDDLLGERLWDVFPDLTDLDEVWDAFHTALEQQEATSYELYYDTLDFWVEANLYPSETGISVYFRDVTERKEREQYLEDAKAQLEAATEAGAVGTWEWKIDEDRFVTGASFARTFGVDPDAAREGVSLERILSSIHEADRDRVERKIQEAVESGGEYEEEYRVWNADGELRWVVGRGHVECDDDGNPVAFPGALADITERKQAELELEKQQRQLETLFQVLPVGAVVADADGSLIRANETAREIWGGDVFDAESVEEYEKYSAVWAETGEPVEPEDWTMYQVLQGEEVTEPNIYEIETFDDEQRIIMEHGMPVRDAGGNVSRAVVTLTDITERREYERQLETLMDNVPGMVYRCRNDRSWPMEFVSDACREITGYDPESLETGDVSYGDDVVLEDDREEVWEEVQQSLAERDTFSVAYRIETADGERRWVRSHGRGIFDDDGTPVTLEGIISDITERKRLEIELRESNERLEQFAYAASHDLQEPLRMVTSYLQLLERRYGDELDEDGEEFIGFAVDGAERMRAMIDALLEYSRVETRGESFEPIDLDEVLTDAVEDLQLQIEESDAEITSEQLPDVMGDASQVRQVFQNLLSNAITYSGDDLPCVHVDAKSQGGQWVISVHDDGIGIDPEDQERIFSVFDRLHSHEEHEGTGIGLALCERIVERHDGEIWVESNPGDGSTFSFTLPAAE
- a CDS encoding MEDS domain-containing protein; the encoded protein is MSQPRETVETNVLGLESGLEALQESPAFSGPVESLEEHESHDHLASIYNSQAEQFATAIPYIEHGLERGERCVYIADENDTEEILDALREQGVDVETALESGALVMYTAQESYLRNGAFDPDEMIAFISETIEEGADAYEGVRIIGEMTWVFGDDPPLEKLVEYEGKLNEVLPDANGIALCQYNRERFPPEIIRDIIKTHPHLVYENTVCQNFYYTPPEEFFGPDQPEREIDRMMGTLLDRTEARAELEHQRQHLQRQNEIAGDPVRSFEEKLDDLFELGCERFDLELGGLARVDPSTDSFEVEAVHGNHEQLRPGAQAPLSETYCRSTVDGDGIANVVDPVHCGFGNTLAYEEFGVQTYLGTRIELENAPDRTFFFVSTESRDQEFSDAERTFHHLMSQWVTYELERKQRERALEESNERLEQFAYAASHDLQEPLRMVTSYLRLLESRYGDQLDGDAEEFLGFAVDGAERMREMIDGLLEYSRVETGGDPFEPVALDGVLEEVLEDLQFQLEENDAEVTTAELPRVEGDASQLRQVFQNLLSNAITYSGDEPPEVDVTVTRRGREWVLSVRDSGIGIDPEDQERIFTVFDRLHSQEEYDGAGIGLALCERIVERHGGDIWVTSEPGEGSTFSFTLPVADEP